Below is a window of candidate division WOR-3 bacterium DNA.
AGCTAAAGAACTCATGAAAGAACTCGGAAAAGAAATCTCCGGCAGCACACCACCCCCTTCGAGGAAACTATTCAACATAGACTGAACCTTCTCAAGTTACATCCGCTTTTTTTTTCTACATCAATCGATGAAGAGAAAATGAAAGTCGTTTTTGACGAAGATGAATACAGGCACTTGAGAAGAATTTTCAGAATAGGTACGTTTGAAAATTTTTTTGTCGCAGACGGGAAGGGTCACCTAGTAAAATGCATTTTGGAAAGCGGAAGAAGGGAAGCTGAAATTCTCGAGGTTATCGACACATTTGATTTTACTGAAAATAAAATCTCTCTGACTGTGTCTTGTTCCATACTCGAAAAGAAGAAATTCGAAGAACTAGTTTATAAATCAACCGAAACCGGAGCGAGGGCGATCCAACCTTTTTTTTGCTCTCGAACCCAGTGGGTGTTATTCAACGAAGACAGACTTACAAAAATAATGATTTCGGCTTTAAAACAATCCGGAAGAATTTTTTTACCGGAAATAAAAAAACCTTTACCCCTCGCTTCTTTGTTATCTTCAGAAAAAGCGGAGAACAGAGAGTTTTGTTACATGGATATGGGAGCGGATAATACAGAGCCAATCGAACTTGGTAAAGTCAAAAATCTTTTTATAGGACCGGAAGGCGGTTGGACGGAAGACGAAAAGCAATCCTTTCGTGTCGCCGGCTTTCAAAGTCTTTCAATTGGCTACTCTACTATGAGAGCTGAAACGGCTGCCGCGGTCGGCACGGCTCTCATCGTCCAATCGCAAATGAAATCATTGGCTCCATAGATGAAAAAGAACATAGCGATCATATCTGGAACCAGGCCGAATATAGTGAAAATTGCCCCTTTGTTGAAACGCCACACCAACAGCTTCAGTGATATTTTCAGCGTTGAACTATTCCACACAGGACAGCACTATGATTTCTCAATGCACGGCGCTTTTTTCGAGGACTTTTCTCTTCCTCCTCCTGAACACGTCTTTGAAGTCAAGGACTTGAAAGTTTCTGCTCAGATAGGGACGATAATGGTGAAACTTGAAAGGGCTTTTGAGAAAAAACGTCCAGACCTCGCTATAGTTGTCGGCGACGTCAATTCGACTTTGGCAGCTGCGATAACATCATCGAAAATGGGTATAACCATCGCCCATCTCGAAGCCGGTGTCCGTTCTTTCGACATGACCATGCCGGAAGAACAGAACAGAGTCGTCGTCGACTCCCTGTCAGATATCCTGCTCTCACCAACAAAGACAGCTGTTGAAAACCTCAAAAACCAGGGTAAAGACATAAGCTCGATAAAGTACGTCGGAAACATTCTCGCCGAAGCTCTTTATTTCGTAAATGGAAAAAAGTCAGCAAGAGAAAATTTCGGCTTGATGACCCTCCACAGGCCTTTTAACGTCGACAATTCAAAAAACCTGGAGTCCTTGATAACTGCTTTAGGAGAAAAATTAAAATTCCCGATAATATTTCCGGCTCATCCCAGAACCTTGAAAAATCTTTCAAAAATCAAACTCCCTCCGGGCATAAAAGTCGAACAACCCATGGCCTATTCCGAATTCATCTCTGCCCTTTCCAGATGCTCTTTCGTAATCACCGATTCCGGAGGCATCCAGACAGAAGCGACTATATTAAAGACTCCTTGCGTCACTTTAAGAAAAAACTCCGAGTGGCCTGAGACAGTAGATTACGGGACAAACGTGTTACTCGAAGATCCGTCACTAATATGCTATGCGGTTGAAACAGCTGTTGAAAAAACAAAAAAAGCGACACATCCCTATCTCTGGGACAAAGACGTATCGCTGAGAATCTGGAATGAAATCTCCGTTTATCTAAACATA
It encodes the following:
- a CDS encoding 16S rRNA (uracil(1498)-N(3))-methyltransferase encodes the protein MKVVFDEDEYRHLRRIFRIGTFENFFVADGKGHLVKCILESGRREAEILEVIDTFDFTENKISLTVSCSILEKKKFEELVYKSTETGARAIQPFFCSRTQWVLFNEDRLTKIMISALKQSGRIFLPEIKKPLPLASLLSSEKAENREFCYMDMGADNTEPIELGKVKNLFIGPEGGWTEDEKQSFRVAGFQSLSIGYSTMRAETAAAVGTALIVQSQMKSLAP
- the wecB gene encoding UDP-N-acetylglucosamine 2-epimerase (non-hydrolyzing), encoding MKKNIAIISGTRPNIVKIAPLLKRHTNSFSDIFSVELFHTGQHYDFSMHGAFFEDFSLPPPEHVFEVKDLKVSAQIGTIMVKLERAFEKKRPDLAIVVGDVNSTLAAAITSSKMGITIAHLEAGVRSFDMTMPEEQNRVVVDSLSDILLSPTKTAVENLKNQGKDISSIKYVGNILAEALYFVNGKKSARENFGLMTLHRPFNVDNSKNLESLITALGEKLKFPIIFPAHPRTLKNLSKIKLPPGIKVEQPMAYSEFISALSRCSFVITDSGGIQTEATILKTPCVTLRKNSEWPETVDYGTNVLLEDPSLICYAVETAVEKTKKATHPYLWDKDVSLRIWNEISVYLNIDLID